One stretch of Roseimicrobium sp. ORNL1 DNA includes these proteins:
- a CDS encoding folate-binding protein YgfZ, whose translation MTPEQYQRLETQGGVADLSSRAKFTLSGTDRVRYLNGQVTNEVRNASGQAAIYACVTNAKGRIEGDVFIHGSGENGAQDLLFLDAEEGLREHLAARLERYIVADDVEFRDVTEDWSLWHFFGPAVEVAKKLQLPEGSARLDATRLGVPGVDVWLPSTSDTAPTFPADVPAVSAEEWETLRILKAVPRWPNEISNEAFPQEAGLEGRAMSFTKGCYIGQEILSRIKLTGKMPRRLVTFQLGDVPVDAPAPELWTLFDGTQEPPKAVGNVTSIARHPVLDRLVGLAYVRAGLEAGDSLLLGSEEPPRIFAKVDISPT comes from the coding sequence ATGACTCCGGAACAGTACCAGCGCCTTGAAACCCAGGGCGGAGTCGCAGACCTCTCTTCCCGTGCCAAATTCACCCTCTCCGGCACGGACCGGGTGAGGTACCTCAATGGGCAGGTCACCAACGAAGTGCGGAACGCCTCTGGCCAGGCCGCCATCTACGCCTGCGTCACCAATGCCAAGGGCCGCATCGAGGGGGATGTCTTCATCCACGGCTCCGGAGAAAATGGCGCACAAGACCTCCTCTTCCTCGACGCCGAGGAGGGGCTGCGGGAACACCTGGCCGCACGGCTGGAGCGCTACATCGTAGCAGATGATGTGGAATTCCGCGACGTAACCGAAGACTGGAGCCTCTGGCACTTCTTTGGTCCCGCTGTGGAAGTGGCGAAAAAGTTGCAGCTTCCCGAAGGCTCCGCGCGCCTCGATGCCACCCGTTTGGGAGTACCGGGCGTGGATGTGTGGCTGCCATCCACCTCCGACACCGCTCCCACCTTCCCGGCAGACGTCCCCGCAGTGTCCGCAGAAGAGTGGGAAACCCTCCGCATCCTGAAGGCGGTGCCCCGCTGGCCGAACGAGATCAGTAATGAGGCCTTCCCTCAAGAGGCCGGGCTGGAGGGCCGGGCCATGAGCTTCACCAAGGGGTGCTACATTGGCCAAGAAATCCTCTCCCGTATCAAGCTCACGGGCAAGATGCCCCGCCGCCTGGTGACCTTCCAGCTCGGCGACGTCCCCGTGGACGCCCCGGCGCCGGAGCTCTGGACCCTTTTTGACGGTACCCAGGAGCCGCCCAAGGCTGTCGGCAATGTCACCAGCATCGCCCGCCATCCCGTGCTTGACCGCCTCGTGGGCCTTGCGTATGTGCGTGCCGGATTGGAGGCGGGGGATTCGCTATTGCTTGGCAGCGAAGAACCGCCTAGAATCTTTGCCAAGGTTGACATTTCCCCTACATGA
- a CDS encoding NAD(P)-dependent oxidoreductase, which yields MSGSGSKSLTVGVIGLGIIGSRVAECLRRARHDVFVWNRTSRAEPNFLSSPAEVAEVAQYIQIFVRDGEALVEVLKDMQPALKKTHVICAHTTASPLAMRQAFALADDIGAGFVDAPFTGSKAAAEKGELVYYLSGNEREQEKAKPFLEASSKKILNFGMKVGDATVLKIATNLVSANIVQALAEALAITQAQGIEGSQLLEAFQNNANCSPLVTMKLPAMIAGAYEPHFSLKNMLKDGRYAQELAKDKSILAPALAATVAAMEQAERAGRGEQDYSVIFENLQTSTLSSDSSTRPESRPVAVKKQTRITLKASTFDTEGDDGEGDVEVEEPKKTGANGD from the coding sequence ATGTCTGGCAGTGGCAGCAAGAGTCTGACCGTGGGCGTGATTGGCCTCGGCATCATCGGGAGCCGTGTGGCGGAGTGTCTTCGCCGGGCACGGCATGATGTGTTTGTGTGGAACCGCACCTCGCGTGCGGAGCCGAATTTCCTCTCCTCCCCTGCCGAAGTGGCGGAGGTTGCGCAGTACATCCAGATTTTTGTGCGAGATGGCGAGGCGCTGGTGGAAGTGCTGAAAGACATGCAGCCCGCCTTAAAAAAGACGCATGTCATCTGCGCGCACACCACGGCAAGCCCGCTGGCCATGCGCCAGGCTTTTGCCCTCGCAGACGACATTGGCGCCGGCTTCGTTGATGCTCCTTTCACGGGGAGCAAGGCAGCCGCGGAAAAGGGCGAGCTGGTGTACTACCTCTCGGGCAACGAACGCGAACAGGAAAAGGCCAAACCCTTCCTGGAAGCCAGCTCCAAGAAGATCCTGAACTTCGGCATGAAGGTGGGCGATGCCACGGTCTTGAAGATCGCCACCAATCTCGTCAGCGCAAACATCGTCCAGGCCTTGGCCGAGGCCCTCGCCATCACCCAGGCGCAAGGCATCGAGGGCTCACAACTGCTCGAGGCGTTTCAGAATAATGCCAACTGTTCGCCTCTGGTCACCATGAAGCTCCCGGCCATGATCGCCGGTGCATACGAGCCCCATTTCTCGCTGAAAAACATGCTGAAGGACGGTCGCTACGCCCAGGAGCTGGCGAAGGACAAGAGTATCCTCGCCCCGGCTCTCGCCGCCACTGTCGCCGCCATGGAGCAGGCGGAGCGCGCAGGCAGAGGTGAGCAGGACTACTCGGTAATCTTCGAGAATCTGCAGACTTCGACCCTCTCGTCGGACAGTTCGACCCGGCCGGAGTCCAGGCCTGTGGCCGTGAAGAAACAGACCCGCATCACCCTCAAAGCCTCCACCTTCGATACGGAGGGCGACGACGGTGAAGGCGACGTCGAGGTGGAAGAGCCCAAGAAAACCGGCGCGAATGGGGACTAG
- a CDS encoding peptidylprolyl isomerase: MGAALLASCKPAAPPPEAKLTVNNITISREEVARELRDLLWRRSLPWESQDEPTKENLRREAIDALIEKRLISDFATKAPHAAVIPPPDAEAAFQQFIRQFEPPDHWKQRMELQGLTEPQLREKITADLAQTRAIESWLKSQRAASAGQLGESAAQEWFAKNRESLRLPERIRASHIFLTAHDAEKPDRTAEMDLIRQQLAAGTATFPQLAAKFSEDDRSKKIGGDLGWFSRERVPEDFATAIFSQPVGKPSPVFRTRLGWHIALVQEKKASRLPEFAEVKEEVVAMLQNQWRITAVDRLRNELRAAATIQEEPDFAKGLDPAPWDGVAK; the protein is encoded by the coding sequence ATGGGGGCGGCGCTTCTCGCAAGTTGCAAGCCCGCCGCGCCGCCACCCGAGGCAAAACTCACCGTCAACAACATCACCATTTCCCGCGAGGAGGTGGCTCGCGAACTGCGCGATCTGTTGTGGAGACGCAGCCTGCCCTGGGAATCGCAGGACGAACCGACGAAGGAGAACCTGCGGCGTGAAGCGATCGATGCGCTCATCGAAAAGCGGCTCATCTCCGACTTCGCAACGAAGGCACCGCATGCCGCCGTCATCCCGCCACCCGATGCGGAGGCGGCCTTTCAGCAGTTCATCCGGCAATTCGAGCCGCCTGACCACTGGAAGCAGCGCATGGAACTGCAGGGCCTGACCGAGCCCCAGCTTCGCGAGAAAATCACGGCGGACCTCGCCCAGACACGCGCCATCGAATCGTGGCTAAAGAGCCAGCGCGCCGCCAGCGCCGGACAACTCGGCGAAAGTGCCGCCCAGGAATGGTTCGCCAAGAACCGCGAATCCCTGCGCCTCCCGGAGCGCATTCGTGCCTCTCACATCTTCCTGACCGCGCACGACGCAGAAAAGCCCGACCGCACGGCGGAGATGGACCTAATACGGCAGCAACTCGCCGCAGGCACCGCCACCTTTCCCCAGCTCGCCGCGAAATTCTCCGAGGATGACCGCAGCAAGAAAATCGGCGGCGATCTTGGCTGGTTCTCCCGGGAGAGGGTTCCGGAGGATTTTGCCACCGCCATCTTCAGCCAACCTGTGGGAAAGCCCAGTCCCGTCTTCCGCACGCGGCTCGGCTGGCACATCGCCCTCGTGCAGGAGAAAAAGGCCTCCCGTCTCCCCGAGTTCGCCGAGGTGAAGGAGGAAGTCGTGGCCATGCTGCAGAACCAGTGGCGCATCACCGCCGTCGACCGCTTGCGCAACGAACTGCGTGCTGCCGCCACGATTCAGGAGGAGCCCGATTTTGCGAAGGGCCTCGATCCAGCGCCGTGGGATGGCGTGGCGAAATAA
- a CDS encoding ATP-dependent Clp protease proteolytic subunit, producing MQKKPAVKINKPPILFAQTQKIITKIEKKLDGAFIAYWSSGNGSVCHNDVAAFFEVLKEIGPQKKLYLFIKSNGGNGQAALRIVNLLRRHTDRITALVPLECASAATMMALGADEIHMGPLAYLTAVDTSLTHALSPVDRNNYAVSVSQDELNRVLRLWRESASDQTTDSNPYKNLYEHVHPLVFGAIDRASSLSIKICEEILSYHLKDPKERERISKHLNSAYPSHGYPIMLKEAQRVGLKVKELDADLNDLLIDLNELYSEMGQQAITDYDELNYHDHEILNIIEGRGAAFNYQNDKDWHYRKEERRWVPLNDQSAWNRIKLLAGKMVTKRFHIR from the coding sequence ATGCAGAAGAAGCCAGCTGTCAAAATCAACAAGCCGCCGATCCTCTTTGCGCAAACGCAGAAGATCATCACCAAGATCGAGAAGAAGCTCGACGGCGCGTTCATCGCCTACTGGAGCAGCGGCAACGGCAGCGTGTGTCACAACGACGTGGCCGCCTTCTTCGAAGTGCTCAAGGAAATCGGGCCGCAGAAGAAGCTGTATCTCTTCATCAAATCCAACGGCGGCAATGGCCAGGCAGCCCTGCGTATTGTGAACCTGCTGCGCCGACACACAGACCGCATCACGGCGCTCGTCCCGCTGGAGTGCGCCAGCGCTGCCACCATGATGGCCCTCGGCGCGGATGAGATCCACATGGGACCGCTGGCTTACCTGACCGCGGTGGATACCTCACTCACGCACGCGCTTTCTCCGGTGGACCGTAATAACTATGCCGTCTCCGTGAGCCAGGACGAACTGAATCGTGTGCTCCGCCTCTGGCGCGAATCCGCCTCCGACCAGACGACGGACAGCAATCCCTACAAGAACCTGTACGAGCACGTGCATCCGCTCGTCTTCGGCGCGATCGACCGTGCGAGTTCCCTCTCCATCAAGATCTGTGAGGAAATCCTGAGCTACCATCTCAAGGATCCGAAGGAACGCGAACGCATCAGCAAGCACCTGAACTCCGCCTACCCCAGCCATGGTTATCCGATCATGCTGAAGGAGGCCCAGCGCGTGGGACTGAAGGTGAAGGAGCTGGACGCCGACCTGAACGACCTGCTCATCGACCTGAACGAGCTCTACTCAGAAATGGGCCAGCAGGCCATCACGGACTACGACGAGCTCAACTACCACGACCACGAGATCCTCAACATCATCGAAGGTCGCGGCGCTGCGTTCAATTACCAGAACGACAAGGACTGGCACTACCGCAAGGAAGAGCGCCGCTGGGTGCCCCTCAATGACCAGAGCGCGTGGAATCGCATCAAGCTTCTGGCCGGCAAGATGGTCACCAAGCGCTTCCACATCCGCTAA
- a CDS encoding PVC-type heme-binding CxxCH protein, giving the protein MTCFRWLSSSIFTLKLRSVIALGLGLVPLYSISAAPKELEGVRAPAQTECPSPEEARKKMTVPDGYEVRCFAHEPMVQNPVAMTWDHRGRLWVVELYEYPEGTPLPVDKRPFGQPANDSNYHPVPDICKGEQKEADGKIPRDRVLILEDTDNDGVADKRTVFLQGLDMACGIICGDGGVYIGQQPHLLHFKDTDGDDKPDEWRVVLTGFGREDTHELINSFSWGPDGWLYMTHGVFTNSKVRRPGEPAEKGFKFDAGIGRCKPLTGEFEVFADGTSNPWGCDFDPRGNFFVSACVIDHLFHMAPGGIYVRQGGAPENPYAYELLPSIVKHKHFRAAYAGIQIYQGGVYPKDTHGHLFIGNIHDNAIHEEVVTPVGASFKAEPVRDFLRANDGWFRPVSTQTGPDGNLWIMDWCDKYPCYQNAKANPEGVDRARGRVWRVVTKGAKPETREKQDMDLQKLGTADLVKLLEHSNSWMRRLARRMLAERKDEQAKGALVTMAKSSDARLRFDALCTLHQCGLLDAALLDETVKDADASIRAWVARLSGERFRLASQHVAAVADGDVLKSTKAEHKAFEGMLPDMDRVELLGKDPDMAVRFAVTVALRMAASGALTANRPNAHDGAHWRPLVRPWNRLGDVLETSANSSDGLLKHGIWMVLERGLAEDSEEAMDGIFSLAKSTQPLSHVLAYKAMRRLCDTRDAEQLDVAVKFCESIQSEAVLLAHALDGLVKGQESGVIKPKKDITKQLAVWRKNDNADVRKQAEQLAVLWGDVEATNALIASAVNEATPTPERLQAIKTLRRVKTDAVRAGLAKLLGEKLPAAVSVEGIRAAADLGGDMFPPVLVSLAASKDFSVRLAALEALSGRVDWAKLMLTAVEEKKVSSAEFPVPVRRALATNGDKAVRDQAFRVLGAWKESSADVKTLIADKKKMALEGTPDLEQGKLMFQATCAICHPFHGGGQKVGPDLIGSGRSNLDAILANVIDPNQIIGNGYENMIATTKDGRTLAGRLVEDTPAHIKLLAAGGAEQIVPRDQLVKLENTHQSLMPAGFGQLPDEQFRNLIWYVLAPPEEGPLTKEKKEMLSKGVEGGEAAKKPVASWYKPDWESVSLWNPQWKVSAPDFERTPVKLSDFHGRKNVLLMHPFAKDKPTVLERTMKLEAGKPHALTATVAAHDQGDWELRVKVNGKEVKKQVIDHDGERWKTVTADLSEFAGQEVTIQLEGAATGWAWEFGYWAEVRVE; this is encoded by the coding sequence ATGACCTGCTTTCGCTGGCTGTCCTCTTCTATTTTCACACTCAAGCTTCGTTCCGTAATCGCCCTCGGGCTGGGACTTGTCCCGCTCTATTCGATTTCCGCCGCGCCCAAGGAACTGGAGGGCGTCCGTGCTCCCGCCCAGACCGAATGTCCGAGTCCGGAGGAGGCGCGCAAGAAGATGACCGTGCCGGATGGGTATGAGGTGCGTTGCTTTGCGCACGAACCTATGGTGCAGAATCCTGTGGCGATGACGTGGGATCACCGCGGCCGCCTCTGGGTGGTGGAGCTCTATGAGTATCCGGAAGGCACACCGCTTCCCGTGGACAAGCGACCCTTCGGCCAGCCCGCCAATGACAGCAACTACCACCCCGTGCCGGACATCTGCAAAGGCGAGCAGAAGGAGGCAGATGGCAAGATTCCCCGCGACCGTGTGCTCATCCTGGAAGACACGGACAACGACGGCGTGGCGGACAAGCGCACGGTTTTCCTGCAGGGGCTGGACATGGCCTGCGGCATCATCTGCGGTGATGGTGGCGTGTACATCGGCCAGCAGCCACACCTGCTCCATTTCAAGGACACCGATGGTGATGACAAGCCGGACGAATGGCGCGTGGTGCTCACAGGGTTCGGTCGCGAGGATACGCATGAATTGATCAACAGCTTCTCCTGGGGCCCGGACGGCTGGCTCTACATGACACACGGTGTTTTCACGAACTCGAAAGTGCGCCGTCCCGGCGAGCCCGCGGAGAAGGGCTTCAAGTTCGATGCCGGCATCGGTCGCTGCAAACCGCTTACGGGTGAGTTCGAGGTCTTCGCCGATGGCACCAGCAATCCGTGGGGTTGTGACTTCGATCCACGAGGGAACTTCTTCGTGAGCGCCTGTGTGATTGATCACCTCTTCCACATGGCACCGGGTGGCATCTATGTGCGGCAGGGTGGCGCACCGGAGAATCCGTATGCGTATGAGCTGCTACCGAGCATCGTGAAGCACAAGCACTTCCGTGCGGCCTATGCCGGTATCCAGATCTATCAGGGTGGGGTATACCCGAAGGACACGCATGGGCACTTGTTCATCGGGAACATCCATGACAATGCGATCCATGAGGAAGTAGTGACCCCGGTGGGCGCCTCCTTCAAAGCAGAGCCCGTGCGCGACTTCCTCCGCGCCAATGACGGCTGGTTCCGCCCCGTGAGCACGCAGACCGGACCGGATGGCAACCTGTGGATCATGGACTGGTGCGACAAGTATCCTTGCTACCAGAATGCCAAGGCAAACCCGGAAGGGGTGGACCGCGCACGTGGTCGTGTGTGGCGCGTGGTGACGAAGGGGGCCAAGCCGGAGACGCGCGAAAAGCAGGACATGGATCTCCAGAAGCTCGGGACGGCGGACCTGGTGAAGCTATTGGAACATTCCAATAGCTGGATGCGTCGCCTCGCCCGGCGCATGCTCGCTGAGCGCAAGGATGAGCAGGCCAAGGGGGCACTGGTGACCATGGCGAAATCATCGGACGCACGTCTGCGATTTGATGCCCTGTGCACGCTGCATCAGTGCGGACTGCTGGATGCTGCACTGCTGGATGAGACGGTGAAGGATGCTGACGCCAGCATCCGCGCGTGGGTCGCTCGACTGAGCGGCGAGCGATTCCGCCTCGCCAGCCAGCATGTGGCCGCCGTGGCGGATGGCGATGTGCTCAAGAGTACCAAGGCGGAGCATAAGGCCTTCGAAGGCATGCTGCCCGACATGGATCGTGTGGAACTGCTCGGAAAGGATCCTGACATGGCGGTGCGCTTCGCCGTGACCGTGGCTTTGCGCATGGCGGCATCTGGCGCCCTCACGGCGAACCGTCCCAATGCTCACGACGGAGCGCACTGGAGGCCTCTGGTCCGGCCTTGGAATCGACTGGGTGACGTGCTTGAGACCAGTGCGAACAGCTCAGACGGCCTCCTGAAGCATGGCATCTGGATGGTTCTTGAGCGTGGGCTGGCAGAAGATTCGGAAGAGGCCATGGACGGTATCTTCAGCCTTGCAAAGAGCACCCAGCCGCTGAGTCACGTGCTTGCCTACAAAGCGATGCGGCGGCTCTGCGATACCCGCGATGCGGAGCAACTCGATGTCGCGGTCAAGTTCTGCGAATCCATCCAAAGTGAGGCCGTCCTCCTGGCACACGCCTTGGATGGTCTCGTGAAAGGGCAGGAATCGGGGGTCATCAAACCCAAGAAGGACATTACCAAACAACTCGCCGTGTGGCGAAAGAACGATAACGCGGATGTGCGCAAACAGGCCGAGCAGCTTGCGGTGCTGTGGGGTGATGTGGAAGCCACCAACGCGCTCATCGCCTCTGCCGTGAATGAGGCAACGCCGACGCCGGAGCGTTTGCAGGCCATCAAGACGCTGCGTCGCGTGAAGACGGATGCGGTGCGTGCCGGGTTGGCCAAGTTGTTGGGTGAAAAGCTCCCTGCCGCTGTGAGCGTGGAAGGCATTCGTGCGGCGGCGGACCTGGGTGGCGATATGTTCCCTCCCGTGCTGGTTTCGCTGGCGGCGTCCAAGGACTTCTCCGTCCGTCTTGCCGCGCTGGAGGCGCTCTCGGGGCGTGTCGATTGGGCGAAACTGATGCTCACCGCGGTTGAAGAGAAGAAGGTCAGCAGTGCTGAGTTCCCCGTTCCCGTGCGTCGTGCGCTGGCCACGAATGGTGACAAGGCGGTGCGTGACCAGGCCTTCCGTGTGCTCGGTGCCTGGAAGGAATCATCCGCGGATGTGAAAACCTTGATTGCTGACAAGAAGAAAATGGCGCTCGAAGGCACACCGGATCTGGAGCAGGGCAAGCTCATGTTCCAGGCCACCTGTGCCATCTGCCATCCCTTCCACGGGGGTGGCCAGAAGGTGGGGCCAGATCTCATCGGCAGCGGTCGCAGCAATCTGGATGCGATCCTCGCCAACGTGATCGATCCCAATCAGATCATCGGCAACGGCTATGAGAACATGATTGCCACCACAAAGGATGGCCGCACCCTCGCTGGCCGTCTGGTGGAAGACACGCCGGCTCACATCAAGCTCCTCGCTGCCGGTGGTGCCGAGCAAATCGTGCCGCGTGATCAGCTGGTGAAGCTGGAGAACACCCACCAGAGCCTCATGCCTGCGGGTTTCGGTCAGTTGCCGGATGAGCAGTTCCGCAATCTCATCTGGTACGTGCTCGCTCCGCCGGAAGAAGGTCCGCTCACGAAGGAAAAGAAGGAGATGCTGAGCAAGGGCGTGGAAGGTGGCGAAGCTGCGAAGAAGCCCGTTGCGTCGTGGTATAAGCCGGACTGGGAAAGCGTGTCCTTGTGGAATCCCCAGTGGAAGGTCAGTGCTCCTGATTTCGAACGCACGCCTGTGAAACTCTCCGATTTCCACGGCCGCAAGAATGTGCTGCTCATGCATCCCTTCGCCAAGGACAAGCCCACGGTGCTGGAGCGGACGATGAAGCTGGAGGCCGGCAAGCCACATGCGCTGACGGCCACCGTCGCGGCACATGATCAAGGCGACTGGGAACTGCGCGTGAAGGTGAACGGCAAGGAAGTGAAGAAGCAGGTCATCGATCACGACGGCGAACGCTGGAAGACCGTGACGGCGGACTTGAGCGAATTCGCCGGCCAGGAAGTCACGATCCAACTCGAAGGCGCCGCCACCGGCTGGGCCTGGGAATTCGGCTACTGGGCTGAGGTGCGGGTGGAGTAA
- a CDS encoding GxxExxY protein — protein sequence MEELSDHENRVSRAVLDAAFAVHNHLGPGLLESVYEICLMHELQKAGHQVRRQIAVPVIYDRVKMEAGFRLDLLVDEAVIVECKAVEELHPITASQVFTYLKLTGKRLGLVINFNVKLLQKGIKRVICTANSQARAPIPPA from the coding sequence ATGGAGGAACTGAGTGATCATGAGAACCGTGTGTCGAGGGCAGTGCTGGATGCTGCCTTCGCCGTACACAACCATTTGGGGCCGGGTCTCCTTGAAAGTGTATATGAGATTTGCCTGATGCACGAGTTGCAGAAGGCAGGACACCAAGTTCGGAGGCAGATTGCTGTTCCGGTGATTTACGACCGCGTCAAGATGGAGGCTGGCTTCCGACTGGACCTGCTGGTGGATGAAGCGGTCATTGTGGAGTGCAAAGCGGTTGAGGAACTGCATCCGATCACAGCCTCACAGGTGTTCACCTATCTCAAATTAACCGGAAAGCGGCTGGGTCTGGTCATCAATTTTAATGTCAAATTGCTTCAGAAAGGCATCAAGCGCGTGATTTGCACTGCCAATTCTCAAGCCCGAGCCCCGATCCCACCCGCATAA
- a CDS encoding ABC transporter permease: MLVFILRRFFSSLVVLFCVVSLTFLLVRLQKGGPFDREKEPPPHVKAELEKKYRLDGSVWDQLGAYLWTFVVHRDPGISLKYRDLTVTEILSQKLPNSLTLGACAFLIASIGGVAFGFIAALKRDSWVDVSAMFFALGAISIPTFITGPLLIAMFGLWLGWLPIGGFETWRHLILPAICLGLPFLAYVARLTRNSLLDVMSQNYMRTAKAKGLDDSTALMRHALKVAILPVVTYLGPMAAYVLTGSFVVESVFNISGVGMVFVNGIQNSDVFLLCSAVIVYSALLVFFNFAVDVTYTFLDKRIKLHG; encoded by the coding sequence ATGCTCGTGTTCATCTTGCGACGATTCTTCAGCAGCCTGGTGGTGCTGTTTTGTGTCGTGTCGTTGACGTTCCTGTTGGTGCGGCTGCAGAAGGGTGGGCCGTTTGACCGGGAGAAGGAGCCGCCGCCGCATGTGAAGGCGGAGTTGGAGAAGAAATACCGGCTGGATGGCAGCGTCTGGGACCAGCTTGGAGCCTATCTGTGGACCTTCGTGGTGCACCGGGATCCGGGGATTTCCTTGAAATACCGGGATCTGACGGTGACGGAGATCCTCTCGCAGAAGCTGCCGAATTCGCTCACGCTGGGTGCATGTGCCTTCCTCATCGCTTCGATCGGCGGGGTGGCGTTTGGATTCATTGCGGCGCTGAAACGGGACTCGTGGGTGGATGTGTCGGCGATGTTCTTCGCGCTGGGGGCGATCAGCATTCCCACGTTTATCACGGGGCCGTTGTTGATTGCCATGTTCGGCTTGTGGCTGGGGTGGTTGCCCATAGGGGGATTCGAAACTTGGCGGCATCTGATTTTACCCGCCATCTGCCTGGGCCTGCCGTTCCTGGCGTATGTGGCGCGACTCACGCGGAACAGCCTGCTGGACGTGATGTCGCAGAACTACATGCGTACGGCGAAGGCAAAAGGACTGGATGACAGCACCGCACTGATGCGGCACGCGCTGAAGGTGGCCATCCTGCCAGTGGTCACTTACCTCGGTCCGATGGCGGCCTATGTGTTGACCGGCTCCTTCGTGGTGGAGAGCGTTTTCAACATCTCGGGGGTGGGCATGGTGTTTGTGAATGGCATTCAGAACAGTGACGTGTTCCTCCTATGCAGCGCGGTGATCGTGTATTCCGCGCTGCTGGTGTTCTTCAATTTCGCGGTGGATGTGACCTACACGTTCCTGGACAAGCGCATCAAACTCCATGGCTGA
- a CDS encoding ABC transporter permease produces MADGTSTANRWTGSPPNGWDVLKRNRVAMVSLLFLVFVALAAIVIPFFLPDALKGTSDASFSPPMSPSADKAHIHYLGTDVNGQDLFYRLLMGAQVSLGVGLVAAFVSLLIGGVYGMVSGYAGGRVDGGMMRLVDILNSVPSLLFVMIFISAFDGHFKGALDGVRLDAQAKDWGWLEGLAGNLIPYSRIIILVIALSFIQWLTMARIVRGQVLVLKELAFVTAARTMGQSSWAILWKHLWPNLSTIVLTYLTLTIPAVIRDESFLSFLGLGIDDPAASWGSLLKDGAQVINPLDSKWWLLVFPASLMSACLLALNFLGDGLRDAFDPKSND; encoded by the coding sequence ATGGCTGACGGGACCTCCACTGCCAATCGCTGGACCGGCTCCCCACCCAATGGATGGGACGTGCTGAAGCGCAATCGCGTGGCCATGGTGTCGCTGTTGTTTCTCGTGTTCGTGGCGCTGGCGGCGATCGTGATTCCGTTCTTTTTGCCCGACGCACTTAAAGGAACAAGCGATGCGTCATTCTCCCCGCCCATGAGTCCGAGCGCGGACAAGGCTCACATCCACTACCTCGGTACGGATGTGAATGGGCAGGACTTGTTTTACCGCCTGCTCATGGGGGCACAGGTGAGCCTGGGCGTGGGACTCGTGGCCGCATTTGTGAGCCTGCTCATCGGGGGCGTCTACGGCATGGTCAGCGGCTATGCCGGTGGTCGCGTGGATGGCGGCATGATGCGCTTGGTGGACATCCTGAACTCGGTACCAAGCTTGCTCTTTGTGATGATCTTCATCTCGGCCTTTGACGGGCATTTCAAGGGTGCCCTCGATGGAGTTCGCCTCGACGCCCAGGCGAAAGATTGGGGATGGCTGGAGGGCCTGGCGGGCAATCTCATTCCCTACTCGCGCATCATCATCCTGGTCATCGCGCTGAGCTTTATCCAGTGGCTCACCATGGCGCGCATCGTGCGTGGGCAGGTGCTGGTGCTCAAGGAGCTGGCCTTCGTCACGGCAGCGCGCACCATGGGGCAGAGCAGCTGGGCCATCCTTTGGAAGCACCTGTGGCCGAACCTCAGCACCATCGTGCTGACCTACCTCACCCTCACCATCCCAGCGGTGATTCGTGACGAGAGCTTCCTCAGCTTCCTCGGTTTGGGCATCGATGACCCGGCAGCCAGCTGGGGGTCACTGCTCAAGGACGGCGCCCAAGTGATCAACCCACTCGACAGCAAGTGGTGGCTTTTGGTCTTTCCGGCCTCGCTCATGTCCGCCTGCCTGCTCGCGCTCAATTTCCTCGGCGACGGGTTGCGCGATGCCTTCGACCCGAAAAGCAACGATTAA